TTTCGAACTACATTAGCATACAATAAAATACACTACTAATAATAAATACAAAACTTAAGATTTAACAATGTGACGTGTTCATAAGTACCTCTTCCTCGAGTTCCGAGTCGAGAATATAAACAAGGCTGGAACCATCAATGATCAAGGCCGCTGAAGTTACACCATCTTCTTGATCATGATGAGCTGTATTATTTCGTTTCTTCAACAAGGTAATTGCATCTTTTAAGCATTTCTTACACGAATCTTTAGAGTTGCTGTTAATTATAATATGTGTCATCTTGTTAGTAAGAAGCTTGGAAGAGTATCCAATCGATATAGCAGTTTCTTGCTTATCACCAGTTAAAACCCACACTCTGATCCCAGCTACCCTTAAAGACTCGATAGCTTCTGGCACGCCTTTTTGCAGTTTATCCTCTATAGCAGAAGCACCAAGGATACaaacgtaattttccacattgttgGCCACCTTACGAAGTTTAGCAGCCCTTCCTAGTAAAGCAGTGCTAGCTGCCTCGAAAGAAGGATGCCATTGTTCGAATTCCGAAGCACTCAGGTCTCGCACCCCGATGACAAGTGTTCTCAGGCCAAGTGAAGAGTAAGCATGGAGATGTCTCTCGGTTTCACGGATTATGTTTGTGTTCAAGGATTTGTCAATCACATTTAACATGGAAGTATCGGCACCTTTTACAAATACTCTTACGCTCTTGTCAGGGAATCTCAAAATAACTGACATCCGCTTTCGGTCACTGTCAAACTCATGTAGACCCAAAACATTTAACCTACATGAATgaagcaacaacaacaataagataCATCATTTAAGCCAACTTTTCGTAAATAGAAACCAGACTTCTCCAAATAGGTCCAGAGCAAACTTAAGCGAATCTTTGAGaaattatacgaataaaccttatttgtTTTTTCTCAAATGCAACCTATATTTTTGTATTCCTACAAAGACCACAATTATGCTCTAAGAATAATCATGTTCCCTTTTGTGACAGAAAACTATTACCAGGCAATTCCGTAAATCGCTTACCTTTGCCTTTCTCCCTGTACATTAATGACAATGTGGCCAGAAGTTCGTTCCATGAGCATGTAGCCATAGGCAGCAGCTGCGTAAACAAGTGCTTGTTCATCTGGAGACTCTCCTTGGTAATCTATTAGCTTCTCATTGGGATTAGATGTATCTAGAACAAGAGGCACAATTGTATTACAAGCTGACAGTGCTGTGAAGAAATCATGAACACGTCTGCCTTCCTCTGTGTCCTTTCCACTTTTCAGGAGTCGCAAAAGTTCAGGATCAGTTGCCACTTTCATCTTTGGCCTAAAGACTACTCCATATTCTGATACAAAGTATGGAAATAATAATTAGTTTCTAAAAGAATAGCAAAAAATGATttctttttttttagaaaaaaagaaaaagaaaaatgaagTTTTTAACTGTACCTTCAACAAAGTGTCCAGCTTGCTTATTCGATGAGTCGGCTTTCTGATTGCTGTAATCTACTCCCCAAATGCTTGCATTTCTGAATTCCATCTTGTTCTCAGTAAGAGTCCCAGTTTTGTCAGAGAACACATATTTTATTTGCCCTAAATCTTCGTTTATATTCAATGCCCTGCACTGGAAGGCAGCATTCGAGGCCTCATCATACATCTGCGTATCATGAACCATAAAGGAAGCCTGACCAACCCGGACCAGCTCCATTGAAATATATAAAGAAATGGGAATCATGATTTGGAAAACGATAATCGCCATGAGGAATGTGAAAAATATCTCCAACCCCAATCCATAAAACTTATAGTTATCCACTCTTGGCTTGGAGTAGTTCTTTTTGTGATAGAAAACAATAGAATCCAACTTATCATTGTTCAGCCTTAACCAGACACCAGCACAAGTAGCGACAATTGTACACAAAATGGCAAGAAAAGATGAGAGGATAAGTATCTCAAAATTCATTCGAGTCTCGAGTCGGCTTCTCTTAGATGGGGCCCCTGAGTTGTTAAGCATGGCTTTGGTCTCACAGCCAGCATAGACAACAACACCAATTGCCCAAGAAGTATTCTTAAGCTCACAGCCTCGAAGAATAATATTGGAAGGTCCAAGCGAGAGCCTTTTTCCTTCAATTTCCATGGTTGCTTGAAATCCATATATATTCCTGTTTGGTTGCTCACATTTCACCAACCCGATAAATTGCTCTTTGTTCGATAAAGTTTCCTGCTTGGCATATCGGGTCTTCAAGTTTGACTCTCCATCCAAATTTATAGTTTGCACGTATACAACTCCAGTTGGGTCACTAGTTGAGAGAAGCACGATATCACAAGGAAGAGTTTCATTTGCATGAACTTTGATGACTTCACCAACTTTAATATCCTTCCACTTCTTTTGTTGAAACTGATTATCAACCCAAACAGAAGCAAACCGATTATTCTCGATTTTATCAGCTTTGTGTCGTCTCCAATCCTCATACGCATCCTTAATGGCTGTAACTGCTAGAACAAAAGCCAATGGCAAAACAGAAGCTCCCCGACCAAAGACAGCAAGCTGAGGGAGCTGATTGAGAATACATATGATGAGAAAATATATGTACGCAACTCTATGAAACTGTTCAAATATATTCTTGGGCAAGAAGGTGATGAACGAATACTTA
The Rutidosis leptorrhynchoides isolate AG116_Rl617_1_P2 unplaced genomic scaffold, CSIRO_AGI_Rlap_v1 contig83, whole genome shotgun sequence genome window above contains:
- the LOC139885154 gene encoding phospholipid-transporting ATPase 1-like, translated to MNSPRPLLDESPTTPGRPAQDFDFATIPVISDPLSFSTMQVDNSFSIEPSVNAPSRRSIQSRGSGGNHIREVSFGDLGSKQVRHASRGNDSEIFSASQAQKEIEDEDARFVYINDVARSNERFEFAGNSIRTAKYSFITFLPKNIFEQFHRVAYIYFLIICILNQLPQLAVFGRGASVLPLAFVLAVTAIKDAYEDWRRHKADKIENNRFASVWVDNQFQQKKWKDIKVGEVIKVHANETLPCDIVLLSTSDPTGVVYVQTINLDGESNLKTRYAKQETLSNKEQFIGLVKCEQPNRNIYGFQATMEIEGKRLSLGPSNIILRGCELKNTSWAIGVVVYAGCETKAMLNNSGAPSKRSRLETRMNFEILILSSFLAILCTIVATCAGVWLRLNNDKLDSIVFYHKKNYSKPRVDNYKFYGLGLEIFFTFLMAIIVFQIMIPISLYISMELVRVGQASFMVHDTQMYDEASNAAFQCRALNINEDLGQIKYVFSDKTGTLTENKMEFRNASIWGVDYSNQKADSSNKQAGHFVEEYGVVFRPKMKVATDPELLRLLKSGKDTEEGRRVHDFFTALSACNTIVPLVLDTSNPNEKLIDYQGESPDEQALVYAAAAYGYMLMERTSGHIVINVQGERQRLNVLGLHEFDSDRKRMSVILRFPDKSVRVFVKGADTSMLNVIDKSLNTNIIRETERHLHAYSSLGLRTLVIGVRDLSASEFEQWHPSFEAASTALLGRAAKLRKVANNVENYVCILGASAIEDKLQKGVPEAIESLRVAGIRVWVLTGDKQETAISIGYSSKLLTNKMTHIIINSNSKDSCKKCLKDAITLLKKRNNTAHHDQEDGVTSAALIIDGSSLVYILDSELEEELFELASQCSVVLCCRVAPFQKAGIVALVKNMTSDMTLAIGDGANDVSMIQMADVGVGISGQEGRQAVMASDFAMGQFRFIVPLLLAHGHWNYQRMGYMILYNFYRNAVFVLVLFWYTLYTCFTLSTAINEWSSMLYSIIYTAVPTTVVAIMDKDLCRRTLLRHPQLYGAGHREECYNKTLFWFTMMDTLWQSIVIFFIPLLTYWKTDIDGPGLGDLWTIACCIVVNLHLAMDVVQWNWITHAAIWGSIFATWICVMVMDAVPSLAGYWAFFMVIKKVSFWLCLLAIIVASLVPRLVVKVLCQLYYPSDVQISREVEKFGNRTSGEELEMNNMDHSQRCFGGGIGGIDDTGYYY